A stretch of the Microcebus murinus isolate Inina chromosome 6, M.murinus_Inina_mat1.0, whole genome shotgun sequence genome encodes the following:
- the GPR68 gene encoding G-protein coupled receptor 68, whose translation MRAEAPLGPKMGNSTADNSSLSCTIDHTIHQTLAPVVYVTVLVVGFPANCLSLYFGYLQIKARNELGVYLCNLTVADLFYICSLPFWLQYVLQHDNWSHGDLSCQVCGILLYENIYISVGFLCCISIDRYLAVAHPFRFHQFRTLKAAVGVSAVIWTKELLTSVYFLMHKEVIEDGNRHRVCFEHYPIEPWQRGMNYYRFLVGFLFPICLLLASYQGILRAVRRSHGTQKSRKDQIQRLVLSTVVIFLACFLPYHVLLLVRSLWEASCDFAKGVFNAYHFSLLLTSFNCVADPVLYCFVSETTHRDLARLRGACLAFLTCSRTGRPREAYPLGTPEASGKSGAQGEEPELLTKLHASSPAGGGSPMGGSA comes from the coding sequence ATGAGAGCAGAGGCCCCTTTAGGCCCAAAGATGGGGAACAGCACTGCAGACAACTCCTCGCTGAGCTGCACCATCGACCACACCATCCACCAGACGCTGGCCCCGGTGGTCTACGTCACCGTGCTGGTGGTGGGCTTCCCGGCCAACTGCCTGTCCCTCTACTTTGGCTACCTGCAGATCAAGGCCCGCAACGAGCTGGGCGTGTACCTGTGCAACCTGACGGTGGCCGACCTCTTCTACATCTGCTCGCTCCCCTTCTGGCTGCAGTACGTGCTGCAGCACGACAACTGGTCGCACGGGGACCTGTCCTGCCAGGTGTGCGGCATCCTCCTCTACGAGAACATCTACATCAGCGTGGGCTTCCTCTGCTGCATCTCCATCGACCGCTACCTGGCCGTGGCTCACCCCTTCCGCTTCCACCAGTTCCGGACCCTGAAGGCGGCCGTGGGGGTCAGCGCCGTCATCTGGACCAAGGAGCTGCTGACCAGCGTCTACTTCCTCATGCACAAGGAGGTCATCGAGGACGGGAACCGGCACCGCGTCTGCTTCGAGCACTACCCCATAGAGCCATGGCAGCGTGGCATGAACTACTACCGCTTCCTGGTGGGCTTCCTCTTCCCCATCTGCCTGCTGCTGGCCTCCTACCAGGGCATCCTGAGGGCCGTGCGCCGCAGCCACGGCACCCAGAAGAGCCGCAAGGACCAGATCCAGCGGCTCGTGCTCAGCACCGTGGTCATCTTCCTGGCCTGCTTCCTGCCCTACCACGTGCTGCTGCTGGTGCGCAGCCTCTGGGAGGCCAGCTGCGACTTCGCCAAGGGCGTCTTCAACGCCTACCACTTCTCGCTGCTGCTCACCAGCTTCAACTGCGTGGCCGACCCCGTGCTGTACTGCTTCGTCAGCGAGACCACGCACAGGGACCTGGCGCGCCTCCGAGGGGCCTGCCTGGCCTTCCTCACCTGCTCCAGGACCGGCCGGCCACGGGAGGCCTACCCGCTGGGCACGCCCGAGGCCTCGGGGAAGAGCGGGGCCCAGGGCGAGGAGCCCGAGCTGTTAACTAAGCTCCACGCCAGCTCGCCTGCGGGCGGGGGGTCCCCCATGGGGGGCTCAGCCTAG